A genomic region of Pelodiscus sinensis isolate JC-2024 chromosome 1, ASM4963464v1, whole genome shotgun sequence contains the following coding sequences:
- the LOC142829790 gene encoding general transcription factor II-I repeat domain-containing protein 2A-like codes for MAEKRKRKIDDECRQFQEEWSLKYFFIKSGEKALCVICNETVAVMKEYNLRRHHQSKHQEKYVQLKGKVRAEKFSKLQNQLKSQRTLFSKSSNENESLTKASYKVAYVLAKSGKPFTDGEVVKECLLEVAEELCPEKSKQFENVALGANTIARRVADMGENIVTQIAKNASKFCHFSIAMDESLDSCSTSQLLVFIRGVDEDMNITQELASLHSMYGTVTGEDIFNELKKTFADYNLDWTNLSCLTVDGGKNMSGIKKGLVGQVKQMCNEKNIIQPMFLHCIIHQQALCAKYVDISSVLNPVVKMVNLIRSHGLNHRQFRDMLKDTDTESQDLPYYTAVRWLSCEKVLSRVFKLRKEIGDFLESKGKPQPLLSDEEWVWKLAFAADITSHLNFLNLKLQGEQNLVSDLYTHLKAFRSKLVLFLEQVQANNLTHFQQCKVFMAEATAEFPTSFACEIIKDLQLQFQQRFSDLDSKAEEVRLFQNPFEADVASCPDELQLEVIELQANDLLRDKFKIGLVGFYQFLPKEDFPNVKTFASRYLSIFGTTYLCEQTFSRMKYVKNNLRTNLSDDNLRSLLMLGTTNLKPEMSAILASRKQFHHSH; via the coding sequence atggccgagaagaggaaaagaaaaatagacgATGAGTGTCGGCAATTTCAAGAAGAATGGAGTTTGAAATACTTCTTCATCAAATCCGGCGAGAAAGCATTGTGTGTGATTTGCAACGAAACCGTGGCTGTGATGAAAGAATACAACCTGCGCCGTCATCATCAAAGCAAACATCAGGAGAAATATGTACAGTTGAAGGGTAAAGTCCGTGCCGAaaaattttctaaattacaaaatcaactcaaatctcagaggacattgttcagtaaatcctcaaatgaaaatgaatccttaactaaggccagttataaagttgcctacgtcctggctaaaagtggcaaaccctttacagatggtgaagtagtgaaggaatgtttgttggaagtggctgaggaactttgcccagaaaagtcaaaacaatttgaaaatgtagctttGGGTGCGAATACCATTGCCCGCCGTGTTGCAGACATGGGTGAAAACATTGTGACTCAAATAGCGAAAAATGCAAGCAAGTTTTGCCATTTTTCAATTGCAATGGATGAATCGCTGgacagctgctccacctctcaactgcttgtgttcattagaggtgtggatgaagacatgaacataacacaagagctggcttccctacatagcatgtatggcactgttaccggagaggatatattcaatgagttgaaaaaaacatttgctgattataacttggactggactaacctcagttgcctgactgttgatggaggaaagaacatgagtggcataaagaaaggcttggttggacaagtgaagcagatgtgtaatgagaaaaacattatacaaccaatgttcctgcactgtattattcaccagcaagctttgtgtgctaaatatgtggacattagcagtgtactgaatcctgtggtgaagatggtgaatttaataaggtcacatgggctcaaccatagacagttcagagacatgttgaaagatacagacacagaatcgcaagatttaccatattacacagcagtaagatggcttagttgtgagaaagttctgagcagagtatttaagttaagaaaggaaataggtgacttcctggaaagtaaaggcaagccacagcctttactgtctgatgaagagtgggtatggaaattggcttttgctgcagacataactagtcatttaaattttctgaacctaaaactacaaggagagcaaaatctagtttctgatctatacacccacctaaaggccttcagatccaaacttgtcttgtttttggaacaagtacaggccaacaacttgacgcactttcagcagtgcaaggtcttcatggctgaagcaacagctgagttccccacgtcatttgcatgcgagatcatcaaagacctccagctgcagtttcagcagcggttttctgacttggattcaaaggcagaagaagtgagattgtttcaaaacccatttgaagcagatgtggccagttgcccagatgaactgcagctggaagtcattgagttgcaagcaaatgacctccttagggacaagttcaaaataggactggtgggtttttaccagtttttgcccaaggaagactttcctaatgtcaaaacttttgcatcaaggtacctttcaatctttggaacaacatacctgtgtgaacaaacattttcaagaatgaaatatgtgaagaacaatttgagaacaaacttgtccgatgataatctcaggtcactgttgatgttagggacaacaaatctaaagccagaaatgtctgctattttggcatccaggaaacaatttcaccattcacactaa